The Macaca fascicularis isolate 582-1 chromosome 12, T2T-MFA8v1.1 genome has a segment encoding these proteins:
- the INHA gene encoding inhibin alpha chain isoform X2, producing MVLPLLLFLLLAPQGGHSCQGPELARELVLAKVRALFLDALGSPVVTREGGDPGVRRLLRRHALGGFTRRGSEPTEEEDVSQAILFPATGASCEDKPTAGGLAQEAEEGLFTYMFRPSQHTRSRQVTSAHLWFHTGLDRQGTAASNSSEPLLGLLALSPAGPVAVPMSLGHAPPRWAVLHLATSALSLLTHPVLVLLLRCPLCTCSAQPEATPFLVAHTRTRPPSGGERARRSTPPMSWPWSPSALRLLQRPPEEPAAHANCHRVALNISFQELGWERWIVYPPSFIFHYCHGGCGLHIPPNLPLPVPGAPPTPAQPPSLLPGAQPCCAALPGTMRPLHVRTTSDGGYSFKYETVPNLLTQHCACI from the exons ATGGTGCTGCCCCTACTGCTCTTCTTGCTGCTGGCCCCACAGGGTGGTCACAGCTGCCAAGGGCCGGAGCTGGCCCGGGAGCTTGTTCTGGCCAAGGTGAGGGCCCTGTTCCTGGATGCCTTGGGGTCCCCCGTGGTGACCAGGGAAGGTGGGGACCCTGGAGTCAGGCGGCTGCTCCGAAGACATGCCCTGGGGGGCTTCACACGCAGGGGCTCTGAGCCCACGGAGGAGGAGGATGTCTCCCAGGCCATCCTTTTCCCAGCCACAG GTGCCAGCTGTGAGGACAAGCCAACTGCCGGAGGGctggcccaggaggctgaggagggcctCTTTACATACATGTTCCGGCCATCCCAGCACACACGCAGCCGCCAAGTGACTTCAGCCCACCTGTGGTTCCACACTGGGCTGGACAGGCAGGGCACAGCAGCCTCCAATAGCTCTGAGCCCCTGCTAGGCCTGCTGGCACTGTCACCGGCAGGACCTGTGGCTGTGCCCATGTCTTTGGGCCATGCCCCCCCTCGCTGGGCCGTGCTGCACCTGGCCACCTCCGCTCTCTCACTGCTGACCCACCCCgtcctggtgctgctgctgcGCTGTCCCCTCTGTACCTGCTCAGCCCAGCCTGAGGCCACGCCCTTCCTGGTGGCCCACACTCGGACCAGACCACCCAGTGGAGGGGAGAGAGCCCGACGCTCAACTCCCCCGATGTCCTGGCCTTGGTCTCCCTCTGCTCTGCGCCTGCTGCAGAGGCCTCCGGAGGAACCAGCTGCCCACGCCAACTGCCACAGAGTAGCACTGAACATCTCCTTCCAGGAGCTGGGCTGGGAACGGTGGATCGTGTACCCTCCCAGTTTTATCTTCCACTACTGCCATGGTGGTTGTGGGCTGCACATCCCACCAAACCTGCCCCTTCCAGTCCCTGGGGCTCCCCctaccccagcccagcccccttcCTTGCTGCCAGGGGCCCAGCCCTGCTGTGCTGCTCTCCCAGGGACCATGAGGCCCCTACATGTCCGCACCACCTCGGATGGAGGATACTCTTTCAAGTATGAAACAGTGCCCAACCTTCTCACGCAACACTGTGCTTGTATCTAA
- the INHA gene encoding inhibin alpha chain isoform X3 yields the protein MPRAGATRTVGRGKDWRRLGASCEDKPTAGGLAQEAEEGLFTYMFRPSQHTRSRQVTSAHLWFHTGLDRQGTAASNSSEPLLGLLALSPAGPVAVPMSLGHAPPRWAVLHLATSALSLLTHPVLVLLLRCPLCTCSAQPEATPFLVAHTRTRPPSGGERARRSTPPMSWPWSPSALRLLQRPPEEPAAHANCHRVALNISFQELGWERWIVYPPSFIFHYCHGGCGLHIPPNLPLPVPGAPPTPAQPPSLLPGAQPCCAALPGTMRPLHVRTTSDGGYSFKYETVPNLLTQHCACI from the exons ATGCCACGGGCAGGGGCAACTCGGACTGTGGGGCGTGGAAAGGACTGGAGAAGACTGG GTGCCAGCTGTGAGGACAAGCCAACTGCCGGAGGGctggcccaggaggctgaggagggcctCTTTACATACATGTTCCGGCCATCCCAGCACACACGCAGCCGCCAAGTGACTTCAGCCCACCTGTGGTTCCACACTGGGCTGGACAGGCAGGGCACAGCAGCCTCCAATAGCTCTGAGCCCCTGCTAGGCCTGCTGGCACTGTCACCGGCAGGACCTGTGGCTGTGCCCATGTCTTTGGGCCATGCCCCCCCTCGCTGGGCCGTGCTGCACCTGGCCACCTCCGCTCTCTCACTGCTGACCCACCCCgtcctggtgctgctgctgcGCTGTCCCCTCTGTACCTGCTCAGCCCAGCCTGAGGCCACGCCCTTCCTGGTGGCCCACACTCGGACCAGACCACCCAGTGGAGGGGAGAGAGCCCGACGCTCAACTCCCCCGATGTCCTGGCCTTGGTCTCCCTCTGCTCTGCGCCTGCTGCAGAGGCCTCCGGAGGAACCAGCTGCCCACGCCAACTGCCACAGAGTAGCACTGAACATCTCCTTCCAGGAGCTGGGCTGGGAACGGTGGATCGTGTACCCTCCCAGTTTTATCTTCCACTACTGCCATGGTGGTTGTGGGCTGCACATCCCACCAAACCTGCCCCTTCCAGTCCCTGGGGCTCCCCctaccccagcccagcccccttcCTTGCTGCCAGGGGCCCAGCCCTGCTGTGCTGCTCTCCCAGGGACCATGAGGCCCCTACATGTCCGCACCACCTCGGATGGAGGATACTCTTTCAAGTATGAAACAGTGCCCAACCTTCTCACGCAACACTGTGCTTGTATCTAA
- the INHA gene encoding inhibin alpha chain isoform X1 yields the protein MATDICVRDRRFQCHGQGQLGLWGVERTGEDWGGHSCQGPELARELVLAKVRALFLDALGSPVVTREGGDPGVRRLLRRHALGGFTRRGSEPTEEEDVSQAILFPATGASCEDKPTAGGLAQEAEEGLFTYMFRPSQHTRSRQVTSAHLWFHTGLDRQGTAASNSSEPLLGLLALSPAGPVAVPMSLGHAPPRWAVLHLATSALSLLTHPVLVLLLRCPLCTCSAQPEATPFLVAHTRTRPPSGGERARRSTPPMSWPWSPSALRLLQRPPEEPAAHANCHRVALNISFQELGWERWIVYPPSFIFHYCHGGCGLHIPPNLPLPVPGAPPTPAQPPSLLPGAQPCCAALPGTMRPLHVRTTSDGGYSFKYETVPNLLTQHCACI from the exons ATGGCCACAGACATCTGCGTCAGAGATAGGAGGTTTCAATGCCACGGGCAGGGGCAACTCGGACTGTGGGGCGTGGAAAGGACTGGAGAAGACTGG GGTGGTCACAGCTGCCAAGGGCCGGAGCTGGCCCGGGAGCTTGTTCTGGCCAAGGTGAGGGCCCTGTTCCTGGATGCCTTGGGGTCCCCCGTGGTGACCAGGGAAGGTGGGGACCCTGGAGTCAGGCGGCTGCTCCGAAGACATGCCCTGGGGGGCTTCACACGCAGGGGCTCTGAGCCCACGGAGGAGGAGGATGTCTCCCAGGCCATCCTTTTCCCAGCCACAG GTGCCAGCTGTGAGGACAAGCCAACTGCCGGAGGGctggcccaggaggctgaggagggcctCTTTACATACATGTTCCGGCCATCCCAGCACACACGCAGCCGCCAAGTGACTTCAGCCCACCTGTGGTTCCACACTGGGCTGGACAGGCAGGGCACAGCAGCCTCCAATAGCTCTGAGCCCCTGCTAGGCCTGCTGGCACTGTCACCGGCAGGACCTGTGGCTGTGCCCATGTCTTTGGGCCATGCCCCCCCTCGCTGGGCCGTGCTGCACCTGGCCACCTCCGCTCTCTCACTGCTGACCCACCCCgtcctggtgctgctgctgcGCTGTCCCCTCTGTACCTGCTCAGCCCAGCCTGAGGCCACGCCCTTCCTGGTGGCCCACACTCGGACCAGACCACCCAGTGGAGGGGAGAGAGCCCGACGCTCAACTCCCCCGATGTCCTGGCCTTGGTCTCCCTCTGCTCTGCGCCTGCTGCAGAGGCCTCCGGAGGAACCAGCTGCCCACGCCAACTGCCACAGAGTAGCACTGAACATCTCCTTCCAGGAGCTGGGCTGGGAACGGTGGATCGTGTACCCTCCCAGTTTTATCTTCCACTACTGCCATGGTGGTTGTGGGCTGCACATCCCACCAAACCTGCCCCTTCCAGTCCCTGGGGCTCCCCctaccccagcccagcccccttcCTTGCTGCCAGGGGCCCAGCCCTGCTGTGCTGCTCTCCCAGGGACCATGAGGCCCCTACATGTCCGCACCACCTCGGATGGAGGATACTCTTTCAAGTATGAAACAGTGCCCAACCTTCTCACGCAACACTGTGCTTGTATCTAA